The proteins below come from a single Piscinibacter gummiphilus genomic window:
- a CDS encoding GNAT family protein — translation MSFAEPVTLKGQHATLEPLTLAHEAEAIEAVKDGELWQLWYTSIPEPGRMRAEIERRLGLQDKGSMLPFAVRNASGRLVGMTTYMNIDAVHQRVEIGSTWTAKSAQRGPLNTECKLMLLTHAFEQLGCIAVEFRTHFFNQQSRRAIERLGAKLDGILRSHQRTPNGALRDTCVYSIVASEWPAVKAHLRFQLDKPR, via the coding sequence ATGAGCTTCGCTGAGCCCGTCACGCTGAAAGGCCAGCACGCGACGCTGGAGCCTCTCACCCTCGCGCACGAGGCCGAGGCCATCGAGGCCGTGAAAGACGGCGAACTCTGGCAGCTCTGGTACACGAGCATTCCCGAGCCAGGCCGCATGCGCGCCGAGATCGAGCGCCGCCTCGGCCTGCAGGACAAGGGCTCGATGCTGCCCTTCGCCGTGCGCAACGCCTCTGGCCGCCTGGTCGGCATGACCACCTACATGAACATCGACGCGGTGCACCAGCGCGTCGAGATCGGCTCCACCTGGACGGCGAAAAGCGCCCAGCGTGGCCCGCTCAACACCGAGTGCAAGCTGATGCTGCTCACGCACGCCTTCGAGCAGCTGGGTTGCATCGCCGTCGAGTTCCGCACGCACTTCTTCAACCAGCAGAGCCGGCGTGCGATCGAACGCCTGGGCGCCAAGCTCGACGGCATCCTGCGCAGCCACCAGCGCACGCCCAATGGCGCGCTGCGCGACACCTGTGTCTACAGCATCGTTGCGAGCGAATGGCCGGCCGTGAAAGCGCACCTGCGCTTCCAGCTGGACAAGCCACGCTGA
- a CDS encoding iron-containing alcohol dehydrogenase, protein MPTRQFLMTAENIMGAGCLPDAMSLVQSRGYQHALIVTDAPLTALGVTEKVASLLRERGVAVTVFDGVQPNPTVSNVNAGLAAQKQAGADCIISLGGGSPHDCAKVIAVLATNGGEVMDYRGADKVKKAPLALIAINTTAGTASEITRFAVITEETKHLKMNIVDRQLAPLISVNDPELMRGMPPSLTAATGMDALTHAVEAYVSKLATPVTDACALHAIKLIGQYLPRAVSNGKEDIEARENMTAAQFLAGMAFNNAFLGYVHAMAHQLGGQYNLPHGVCNALLLPHVEAANVSACAPRLADVARALGVNTIDMSVEAAAHAAVKAMHDLARAVGIPAKLSELGVKREDFPLMAVNAMKDGSGATNPRKLTQPEIEAIFEAAY, encoded by the coding sequence ATGCCCACCCGCCAATTCCTCATGACCGCCGAAAACATCATGGGCGCCGGCTGCCTGCCCGATGCAATGAGCCTCGTGCAGTCGCGCGGCTACCAGCACGCGCTGATCGTGACCGACGCGCCGCTCACCGCGCTCGGCGTCACCGAGAAGGTGGCCTCGCTGCTGCGCGAGCGCGGCGTGGCAGTGACCGTGTTCGACGGCGTGCAGCCCAACCCGACGGTGTCGAACGTGAACGCCGGCCTCGCCGCGCAGAAGCAGGCCGGCGCCGACTGCATCATCTCGCTCGGCGGCGGCTCGCCGCACGACTGCGCGAAGGTGATCGCGGTGCTCGCCACCAACGGAGGCGAGGTGATGGACTACCGCGGGGCCGACAAGGTCAAGAAGGCGCCGCTCGCGCTCATCGCGATCAACACCACCGCCGGCACCGCCAGCGAGATCACGCGCTTCGCGGTGATCACCGAAGAGACCAAGCACCTCAAGATGAACATCGTCGACCGGCAGCTCGCCCCGCTGATCTCGGTCAACGACCCCGAGCTGATGCGCGGCATGCCGCCCTCGCTCACCGCCGCCACCGGCATGGACGCGCTGACGCACGCCGTCGAGGCCTATGTGTCGAAGCTCGCCACGCCGGTGACCGACGCCTGCGCGCTGCACGCCATCAAGCTGATCGGCCAGTACCTGCCGCGCGCCGTGTCCAATGGCAAGGAAGACATCGAAGCGCGCGAGAACATGACCGCCGCGCAGTTCCTCGCCGGCATGGCGTTCAACAACGCCTTCCTCGGCTACGTGCATGCGATGGCGCACCAGCTGGGCGGCCAGTACAACCTGCCGCACGGCGTGTGCAACGCGCTGCTGCTGCCGCACGTCGAGGCGGCCAACGTGAGCGCCTGTGCGCCGCGCCTGGCCGACGTGGCCCGTGCGCTGGGGGTCAACACCATCGACATGAGCGTCGAGGCCGCAGCCCACGCGGCCGTGAAGGCAATGCACGACCTGGCGCGTGCGGTTGGCATTCCGGCCAAGCTGTCGGAGCTGGGCGTGAAGCGCGAAGACTTCCCGCTGATGGCCGTCAATGCGATGAAGGACGGCTCGGGTGCGACCAACCCGCGCAAGCTCACCCAGCCCGAGATCGAAGCGATCTTCGAAGCGGCGTATTGA
- a CDS encoding DUF1841 family protein, producing MFAPSQHDVRRFFCEAFRKRREQLPLTPMETVAADWIDRHPEYHAELDDVEEAVARNYAVESGRTNPFLHLSMHLSISEQVSIDQPHGIKQAYELLAARLGSAHDAQHEVMECLGKMMWESQRSGLPPDGHAYIDCVRRRATR from the coding sequence ATGTTTGCGCCCTCTCAACATGACGTGCGCCGCTTCTTCTGCGAAGCCTTTCGCAAGCGGCGCGAGCAGCTCCCCCTGACCCCGATGGAAACGGTGGCCGCCGATTGGATCGACCGGCATCCTGAATACCACGCCGAACTCGACGACGTGGAAGAAGCGGTGGCCCGCAACTACGCGGTGGAGAGCGGCCGCACCAACCCCTTCCTGCACCTGTCGATGCACCTGTCGATCAGCGAGCAGGTGAGCATCGACCAGCCACACGGCATCAAGCAGGCCTACGAGCTGCTCGCCGCCAGGCTGGGCTCGGCGCACGACGCGCAGCACGAGGTGATGGAGTGCCTGGGCAAGATGATGTGGGAGTCGCAGCGCAGCGGGCTGCCGCCCGACGGGCACGCCTACATCGACTGCGTGCGCCGGCGGGCTACTCGCTGA
- a CDS encoding FAD-binding oxidoreductase produces the protein MNSPALTRRRHCQALASAGVLKALPGRAEAPRELLVPNVTGLYTVKVARIETPRSAAEVSGLLRAWPGQVSIGGGRYSMGGQVAIAGGLHLDLREMNRLVWLKPEVLRARVQAGMRWRDLQDLIDPLGLSAKTMQSYANFTVGGAVSVNAHGRYVGNGGVGHSVRALQLVRADGAVVETTREQHPELFRAAIGGYGAVGAITEVELDLVPNVRIKRVVQKVPLEAYPDFFQHAVAGDKASVMHNADLLPPHFDLPVAVTWRETDEPLTEAARLVPRGQRYALEQNVVWALTELPGGAKVRKSILHPLLTASPAVRWRNHEASLDVAELEPRTRSLSTYVLQEYFVPVRHFVAFARGMAQVLRQHDVMALNISVRHSPADALSLLPWAREEVFSFVLYYKQRTHAAAQEAVGRWTRELIDLVLAHDGRYYLPYQLHASQAQFDRAYPEAAQLRTLKRRVDPAGKLSNAMWARYL, from the coding sequence GTGAACTCGCCCGCGCTGACCCGGCGCCGGCATTGCCAGGCGCTGGCGAGCGCCGGTGTGCTGAAGGCGCTGCCTGGCCGGGCCGAAGCGCCCCGCGAGCTGCTGGTGCCCAACGTCACCGGGCTCTACACGGTGAAGGTGGCGCGCATCGAAACCCCGCGCAGCGCGGCCGAGGTCTCGGGCCTGCTGCGCGCCTGGCCCGGCCAGGTGTCGATCGGCGGCGGCCGCTACAGCATGGGCGGCCAAGTCGCCATCGCCGGGGGCCTGCACCTCGACCTGCGCGAGATGAACCGGCTCGTCTGGCTCAAGCCCGAGGTCCTTCGGGCCCGAGTACAGGCCGGCATGCGCTGGCGCGACCTGCAAGACCTGATCGACCCGCTGGGCCTCTCGGCCAAGACCATGCAGAGCTACGCCAACTTCACGGTGGGCGGGGCTGTGTCGGTCAACGCGCACGGTCGCTATGTGGGCAACGGCGGCGTCGGCCATTCGGTGCGGGCCCTGCAGCTGGTGCGGGCCGACGGCGCCGTGGTCGAAACCACCCGGGAGCAGCACCCGGAGCTCTTCCGCGCCGCCATCGGCGGCTATGGGGCGGTGGGGGCGATCACCGAGGTCGAACTCGATCTCGTGCCCAATGTGCGCATCAAGCGCGTCGTGCAGAAGGTGCCGCTCGAGGCGTATCCCGACTTCTTCCAACACGCCGTGGCCGGCGACAAGGCGAGCGTGATGCACAACGCCGACCTGCTGCCCCCGCACTTCGACCTGCCGGTAGCCGTGACCTGGCGCGAGACCGACGAGCCGCTCACCGAAGCCGCGCGCCTGGTGCCGCGTGGCCAGCGATACGCACTCGAGCAGAACGTCGTGTGGGCGCTGACCGAGCTGCCCGGTGGCGCCAAGGTGCGCAAGTCGATCCTGCACCCGCTGCTGACCGCAAGCCCCGCGGTGAGGTGGCGCAATCACGAGGCGAGCCTCGACGTGGCCGAATTGGAGCCGCGCACACGCAGCCTCTCGACCTACGTGCTGCAGGAGTACTTCGTTCCCGTTCGCCATTTCGTGGCCTTCGCACGTGGCATGGCGCAGGTACTCCGGCAGCACGACGTGATGGCCCTCAACATCTCGGTGCGGCACTCGCCGGCCGATGCGCTCTCGCTGCTGCCGTGGGCGCGCGAAGAGGTGTTCTCCTTCGTGCTCTATTACAAGCAGCGCACCCACGCCGCCGCACAAGAGGCCGTGGGCCGCTGGACGCGTGAGCTGATCGACCTCGTGCTCGCCCACGACGGCCGCTACTACCTGCCCTACCAGCTGCATGCGAGCCAGGCGCAGTTCGACCGCGCCTACCCCGAGGCCGCGCAACTGCGCACGCTCAAGCGCCGCGTCGACCCGGCCGGCAAGCTCAGCAATGCGATGTGGGCCCGCTATCTCTAG
- a CDS encoding ABC transporter substrate-binding protein has protein sequence MKRSLSILGSMLCLVVAATSTSAQTLRWASQGDAQTMDPYSQNELLTNAMNGQVYEMLVNRDKKMALEPVLATEWTQVNPLQWRFKLRPNVKFHDGTPFTADDVVFSVLRGREATSDISAYANAVGVPKKVDNLTVEFNLTTVNPIFLQHISLLPIMSKVWAEKNKATKPIDFKNKEEGYASFHTNGTGPFILVSRQPDVKTVYKRNPNWWGKFDGNVQEVVYTPIKSDATRVAALISGEIDFVLDPAPQDLPRLRNTAGVKVVDGPENRIVFIGMDQHRDELLYSNVKGKNPFKDVRVRKALYQAIDIETIKTKLMRGQAAPTGAITPSPLGTYNDPALEKRLPYDLEGAKKLMAEAGYPQGFEVTLDCPNNRYINDEEICQTLASMWARLNVKVRVNAMPRVTYFPKIQKLDTSMYMLGWGGAITDAETTFTPMLRARGEGGVGSWNFGNAKDAKLEELAAASSKEADPKKREQLVKAALARHNELVLNIPLHRQVIPWAARANVEAVHRPDNWLEWRWVTVK, from the coding sequence ATGAAACGCAGCCTGTCGATTCTTGGGTCGATGCTTTGCCTCGTGGTGGCGGCCACGTCCACCTCGGCGCAGACCCTGCGCTGGGCATCGCAGGGCGATGCGCAGACCATGGACCCGTACTCGCAGAACGAGCTGCTCACCAATGCGATGAACGGCCAGGTCTACGAGATGCTGGTCAACCGCGACAAGAAGATGGCGCTCGAGCCGGTGCTGGCCACCGAATGGACGCAGGTGAATCCGCTGCAATGGCGCTTCAAGCTGCGGCCCAACGTCAAGTTCCACGACGGCACGCCCTTCACCGCCGACGACGTGGTGTTCTCGGTGCTGCGCGGGCGCGAGGCCACCTCCGACATCAGCGCCTACGCCAACGCGGTGGGTGTGCCGAAGAAGGTCGACAACCTCACCGTCGAGTTCAACCTGACCACGGTGAACCCGATCTTCCTGCAGCACATCAGCCTCCTGCCCATCATGAGCAAGGTGTGGGCGGAGAAGAACAAGGCTACCAAGCCGATCGACTTCAAGAACAAGGAAGAGGGCTACGCATCGTTCCACACGAACGGCACCGGCCCGTTCATCCTCGTCTCGCGCCAGCCCGACGTGAAGACCGTCTACAAGCGCAACCCCAACTGGTGGGGCAAGTTCGACGGCAACGTGCAGGAGGTCGTCTACACCCCCATCAAGAGCGATGCCACACGCGTGGCCGCGCTCATCTCCGGCGAAATCGACTTCGTGCTCGACCCGGCGCCGCAAGACCTGCCGCGCTTGCGCAACACGGCCGGCGTGAAGGTCGTCGACGGCCCCGAGAACCGCATCGTCTTCATCGGCATGGACCAGCACCGCGACGAGCTGCTCTACAGCAACGTGAAGGGCAAGAACCCGTTCAAGGACGTGCGCGTGCGAAAGGCGCTCTACCAGGCCATCGACATCGAGACCATCAAGACCAAGCTGATGCGCGGCCAGGCGGCGCCCACCGGGGCCATCACCCCGTCGCCGCTCGGCACCTACAACGACCCGGCGCTCGAGAAGCGGCTGCCTTACGACCTGGAAGGCGCGAAGAAGCTGATGGCCGAAGCCGGCTATCCGCAAGGCTTCGAGGTGACGCTCGACTGCCCCAACAACCGCTACATCAACGACGAAGAGATCTGCCAGACGCTGGCCTCGATGTGGGCGCGGCTCAACGTGAAGGTGCGCGTCAACGCGATGCCGCGTGTCACCTATTTCCCCAAGATCCAGAAGCTCGACACCTCGATGTACATGCTGGGCTGGGGCGGCGCGATCACCGACGCCGAGACCACCTTCACGCCGATGCTGCGTGCCCGCGGTGAAGGTGGCGTGGGCTCGTGGAACTTCGGCAATGCGAAAGACGCGAAGCTCGAAGAGCTGGCCGCAGCCTCCAGCAAGGAAGCCGACCCGAAGAAGCGCGAGCAGCTCGTGAAGGCCGCGCTCGCGCGCCACAACGAACTCGTGCTCAACATCCCGCTGCACCGCCAGGTCATCCCCTGGGCGGCTCGGGCCAACGTGGAGGCGGTGCACCGCCCCGACAACTGGCTGGAGTGGCGCTGGGTCACCGTGAAGTGA
- a CDS encoding sulfite exporter TauE/SafE family protein — protein sequence MGLDLITDPGFYLVAIPAVLLTGLAKSGFLSGFGALAVPLMALSVPVPQAAAIMLPLLLVMDATGLQQLWRQQDRALLRLLVPAGLIGIAVGTALFGVLSGKTVSAVVGALTLLFLAQRLFFPPQAEAAVPSKPLGFVLGIASGFTSFVSHAGGPPISAYVLPLRLAPITMAATVAVFFGVVNLTKCVPYAWLGLFDMRNLATSLVLMPLAPLGVWLGVGLTRRIDPAWFYRLAYTGMFLAGAKLLYDGLR from the coding sequence ATGGGTCTCGACCTCATCACCGACCCCGGCTTCTACCTGGTCGCGATACCGGCGGTGCTGCTCACCGGCCTGGCCAAGAGCGGCTTCCTGAGCGGCTTCGGCGCGCTGGCGGTGCCGCTCATGGCGCTCTCCGTGCCGGTGCCGCAGGCGGCGGCCATCATGCTGCCGTTGCTGCTGGTGATGGACGCGACCGGCCTGCAGCAGCTGTGGCGCCAGCAAGACCGTGCGCTGCTGCGGCTGCTGGTGCCCGCAGGGCTGATCGGCATCGCCGTGGGCACGGCGCTCTTCGGCGTGCTCTCGGGCAAGACGGTGTCGGCGGTGGTGGGCGCGCTGACGCTGCTCTTCCTCGCGCAGCGGCTCTTCTTCCCGCCCCAGGCCGAAGCGGCCGTGCCGTCGAAGCCTTTGGGTTTCGTGCTCGGCATCGCCTCGGGCTTCACGAGCTTCGTCTCCCACGCGGGTGGCCCGCCCATCAGCGCCTACGTGCTGCCGCTGCGGCTGGCGCCGATCACCATGGCGGCCACGGTGGCCGTCTTCTTCGGGGTGGTGAACCTGACGAAGTGCGTGCCGTATGCCTGGCTGGGCCTCTTCGACATGCGCAACCTCGCCACCTCGCTGGTGCTGATGCCGCTCGCGCCCCTCGGCGTCTGGCTGGGCGTCGGGCTCACCCGGCGCATCGACCCGGCGTGGTTCTACCGGCTGGCCTACACGGGGATGTTCCTGGCCGGCGCGAAGCTCCTGTACGACGGCTTGCGCTGA
- a CDS encoding GGDEF domain-containing protein produces the protein MPTLSATEIAFLMVACQQAVLALGWAIGAAVVPIDRRSAVQWACYALLTGASVVIFIGASQTKSEELRAVANVCVATGILLMERGVRQFIGRPANGWVYALLMAGVVLLSWLGLTPRYGALRVAAVSGLLAVLCALTAWNIYVYARRDLGLSLGQWLALPLLLGALVFANRGAQAVVSPYTVAAEMAGNSSLDIGSAAVFLVTALVFHLALVALVGVRMTAELRRLSRLDGLTEVFNRRAIEEQLHDEARRVGRSPRPFSVLMIDADYFKDINDRFGHAAGDDALRHLAKIMKAQMRDVDRIGRFGGEEFVVLLPGTASTEALSAAERLRDALLRRPWAWQGESMSLTVSIGVAAWRGPQDEVNALLKRADAALYRAKALGRDRFELGS, from the coding sequence ATGCCCACCTTGTCCGCTACCGAGATCGCCTTTCTGATGGTGGCGTGCCAGCAAGCCGTGCTGGCACTCGGTTGGGCGATTGGCGCCGCCGTCGTGCCGATCGACCGCCGCTCGGCCGTGCAATGGGCGTGTTACGCCCTGTTGACCGGCGCCTCGGTGGTGATCTTCATCGGCGCCAGCCAGACCAAGAGCGAGGAGCTGCGGGCGGTGGCCAACGTCTGCGTGGCAACCGGCATCCTGCTCATGGAGCGGGGCGTGCGCCAGTTCATCGGTCGGCCGGCAAATGGGTGGGTCTACGCGCTGCTGATGGCCGGGGTGGTGCTGCTGTCGTGGCTGGGTCTGACGCCTCGGTACGGGGCCCTGCGGGTGGCCGCCGTGTCGGGACTGCTGGCCGTGCTGTGTGCGCTGACCGCGTGGAACATCTACGTCTACGCGCGCCGCGACCTGGGGCTCTCGCTCGGCCAATGGCTGGCGCTGCCGCTCCTGCTGGGTGCCCTGGTGTTCGCCAACCGCGGTGCGCAGGCCGTGGTGTCGCCCTACACCGTGGCGGCCGAGATGGCGGGGAACAGCTCGCTCGACATCGGCTCGGCGGCGGTCTTCCTCGTCACGGCGCTGGTGTTCCACCTCGCGCTGGTGGCGCTGGTGGGCGTGCGGATGACAGCCGAGCTGCGCAGGCTCTCGCGGCTCGACGGCCTCACCGAGGTCTTCAACCGCCGCGCCATCGAGGAGCAGCTGCACGACGAAGCCCGGCGGGTGGGGCGCAGCCCGCGCCCCTTTTCGGTGCTCATGATCGACGCCGACTACTTCAAGGACATCAACGACCGTTTCGGCCACGCGGCCGGCGACGACGCCCTGCGGCACCTGGCGAAGATCATGAAGGCGCAGATGCGCGACGTGGACCGCATCGGCCGCTTCGGCGGGGAAGAGTTCGTGGTGCTGCTGCCCGGTACCGCGTCGACCGAGGCGCTCAGCGCCGCCGAGCGGCTGCGCGACGCCCTGCTGCGCCGCCCCTGGGCCTGGCAGGGCGAGAGCATGAGCCTCACGGTCAGCATCGGCGTGGCGGCCTGGCGTGGGCCGCAGGACGAAGTGAATGCGCTCCTCAAGCGGGCCGATGCGGCGCTCTACCGCGCCAAGGCGCTGGGGCGCGATCGTTTCGAGCTGGGCTCCTGA
- a CDS encoding c-type cytochrome, translating into MKKLLSSIVALAAFTAAGAQAQDVKASPEAGQKKAAMCIGCHNIPGYQASFPEIHKVPMISGQGAKYIASALNAYKKGERKHPTMRSIAGSLTDQDIADLSAFYEQQGKTAPVAADTKALPQPSPEVAKLLQQGNCNSCHGANYSTPIDGTYPKIAGQHADYLLVALKAYKTSNNPNVGRGNAIMAGMAAPFTPAQLKQIAQYLSTLPTDLHTVPQSRFR; encoded by the coding sequence ATGAAGAAACTGCTTTCCTCGATCGTTGCCCTGGCCGCTTTCACCGCTGCTGGCGCCCAGGCACAAGACGTCAAGGCCAGCCCCGAAGCGGGCCAGAAGAAGGCCGCCATGTGCATCGGCTGCCACAACATCCCGGGTTACCAGGCCAGCTTCCCCGAGATCCACAAGGTGCCGATGATCTCGGGCCAGGGTGCCAAGTACATCGCTTCCGCGCTCAATGCCTACAAGAAGGGCGAGCGCAAGCACCCGACCATGCGCTCCATCGCCGGCAGCCTCACCGACCAGGACATCGCCGACCTGTCGGCCTTCTACGAACAGCAGGGCAAGACCGCCCCGGTCGCCGCCGACACCAAGGCCCTGCCGCAGCCCAGCCCCGAGGTCGCCAAGCTGCTCCAGCAAGGCAACTGCAACAGCTGCCACGGCGCCAACTACAGCACCCCGATCGACGGCACCTACCCGAAGATCGCCGGCCAGCATGCCGACTACCTGCTGGTGGCCCTCAAGGCCTACAAGACGTCCAACAACCCGAACGTGGGCCGTGGCAACGCCATCATGGCCGGCATGGCCGCACCGTTCACCCCGGCGCAGCTGAAGCAGATCGCGCAGTACTTGTCCACGCTGCCGACCGACCTGCACACCGTGCCGCAGTCGCGCTTCCGCTGA
- a CDS encoding MoxR family ATPase produces the protein MKFQGSENYVATDDLMLAVNAAATLKRPLLIKGEPGTGKTMLAEEVAQSLNMPLLQWHIKSTTKAQQGLYEYDAVSRLRDSQLGDEKVKDIQNYIVKGVLWQAFTADQPVVLLIDEIDKADIEFPNDLLREIDRMEFYVYETRELIKAKHRPLVFITSNNEKELPDAFLRRCFFHYIKFPDAATMGRIVDVHFPKLRKELLAAALKNFYDVRNLPGLKKKPSTSELLDWLKLLVAEDIPLEVLQSKDEKVSVPPLVGALLKNEQDVSLFEKLVFMQRHNR, from the coding sequence ATGAAATTCCAAGGTTCCGAGAACTACGTCGCCACCGATGACCTGATGCTGGCGGTCAACGCAGCGGCCACCCTCAAGCGGCCGCTGCTCATCAAGGGCGAGCCCGGCACCGGCAAGACGATGCTGGCAGAAGAGGTGGCGCAATCGCTCAACATGCCGTTGTTGCAGTGGCACATCAAGAGCACCACCAAGGCGCAGCAAGGCCTGTACGAATACGACGCGGTGAGCCGCCTGCGCGATTCGCAACTGGGTGACGAGAAGGTCAAGGACATCCAGAACTACATCGTGAAGGGCGTGCTGTGGCAGGCCTTCACCGCCGACCAGCCGGTCGTGCTGCTGATCGACGAGATCGACAAGGCCGACATCGAATTCCCGAACGACCTGCTGCGCGAGATCGACCGCATGGAGTTCTACGTCTACGAGACGCGCGAGCTCATCAAGGCCAAGCACCGGCCGCTGGTGTTCATCACCTCCAACAACGAAAAGGAACTGCCCGACGCCTTCCTGCGCCGCTGCTTCTTCCACTACATCAAGTTCCCCGACGCCGCCACGATGGGCAGGATTGTCGACGTGCACTTCCCCAAGCTGCGCAAGGAACTGCTGGCCGCCGCCCTCAAGAACTTCTACGACGTGCGCAACCTGCCCGGCCTGAAGAAGAAGCCATCGACGTCGGAACTGCTCGACTGGCTGAAGCTGCTGGTGGCCGAAGACATCCCGCTCGAAGTGCTGCAGAGCAAGGACGAGAAGGTCTCGGTGCCGCCGCTCGTGGGCGCGCTGCTCAAGAACGAGCAGGACGTGTCGCTCTTCGAGAAGCTCGTCTTCATGCAGCGCCACAACCGCTGA
- a CDS encoding HD-GYP domain-containing protein, with product MLKKIPIEQLRLGMHLHALEGSWLDHPFWKTKFVLREQGDLDKLIASGVQACWIDSSKGRDVEPQAAKAAPTPTATTAAPTPAAPAVLTQATSLSHEVKRAAVLVAKSKQAVTALFNDARLGNAVDAERCLPLVDEIASSVYRNPSAMISLARLKTHDDYSYMHSVAVCALMVSLARQLGMDDTATRDAGLAGLLHDMGKAVMPTDVLNKPGKLTDDEFKVMKAHPLRGYEMLREGGTATEGALDVCLHHHEKIDGSGYPHGLRGEQISLLAKMGAVCDVYDAITSNRPYKNGWDPAESIRKMAEWRGGHFDDVVFQAFVRSLGIYPVGSLVRMQSGRLAVVCEQNPESLVSPKVKVFFSTRSQLHIPPELLDLSSSACSDRIAARESNAQWKFTHLEELWAGPESLKRHGVTA from the coding sequence ATGCTGAAGAAAATTCCAATCGAACAGCTCCGCCTTGGCATGCACCTCCACGCGCTGGAAGGCTCGTGGCTGGACCATCCTTTTTGGAAGACGAAGTTCGTGCTGCGCGAGCAGGGCGATCTCGACAAGCTGATCGCCTCGGGCGTGCAGGCCTGCTGGATCGACAGCAGCAAGGGCCGAGACGTCGAGCCGCAGGCGGCGAAGGCAGCGCCCACGCCGACGGCCACGACCGCGGCGCCAACACCCGCCGCCCCGGCCGTGCTGACCCAGGCCACCAGCCTGTCGCACGAAGTGAAGCGCGCGGCGGTGCTGGTCGCGAAGTCCAAGCAGGCGGTGACCGCCCTCTTCAACGACGCCCGGCTTGGCAATGCCGTCGACGCCGAGCGTTGCCTGCCGCTGGTCGACGAGATTGCGAGCTCCGTCTACCGCAATCCGAGCGCGATGATCAGCCTCGCGCGCCTCAAGACGCACGACGACTACTCGTACATGCACTCGGTGGCGGTGTGTGCGCTGATGGTGTCGCTGGCCCGCCAACTCGGCATGGACGACACGGCCACGCGCGATGCAGGCCTCGCCGGCCTGCTGCACGACATGGGCAAGGCGGTGATGCCGACCGATGTGCTCAACAAGCCCGGCAAGCTGACCGACGATGAATTCAAGGTGATGAAGGCTCACCCGCTGCGTGGCTACGAAATGCTGCGCGAAGGCGGCACGGCCACCGAAGGCGCGCTCGACGTCTGCCTGCACCACCACGAGAAGATCGACGGCAGCGGCTACCCGCACGGCCTGCGCGGCGAGCAGATCTCGTTGCTGGCCAAGATGGGCGCGGTGTGCGACGTCTACGACGCCATCACCTCCAACCGCCCCTACAAGAACGGCTGGGACCCGGCCGAATCCATCCGCAAGATGGCCGAATGGCGCGGCGGTCATTTCGACGACGTCGTGTTCCAGGCCTTCGTGCGCAGCCTGGGCATCTACCCGGTGGGCTCGCTGGTGCGCATGCAGTCGGGGCGGCTCGCGGTGGTGTGCGAGCAGAACCCCGAGTCGCTCGTGTCGCCGAAGGTGAAGGTGTTCTTCTCCACGCGTTCGCAGCTGCACATCCCGCCCGAGCTGCTCGACCTGTCCAGCAGCGCCTGCAGTGATCGCATCGCCGCCCGCGAGTCGAACGCGCAGTGGAAATTCACGCACCTCGAAGAGCTCTGGGCCGGCCCCGAGAGCCTCAAGCGGCACGGCGTGACGGCCTGA